A DNA window from Sulfitobacter sp. BSw21498 contains the following coding sequences:
- a CDS encoding nitroreductase family protein: MTQIDTFTDILKARSSCRAFRPDPVDDAVITRIVETARHVPSWCNAQPWQLTVTKGAATDRFRDALAQEIAKGTPPAADLDWPASYSGVYGDRRRACGFQLYDAVGIDKADRAGRAAQMMRNYALFDAPHVAIVTSPAELGAYGALDSGGFVTAFTLAATALGVATIAQAAIAAYAPTVRNHFGLPQDRLILCAISFGYADEAAPINRFRTQRARPADIIDWKA; encoded by the coding sequence ATGACCCAGATCGATACGTTCACCGATATTCTAAAGGCGCGATCGTCCTGCCGTGCTTTCCGCCCCGATCCGGTCGATGACGCGGTGATCACGCGCATCGTCGAAACCGCCCGCCATGTGCCGTCGTGGTGCAATGCGCAGCCGTGGCAGCTGACCGTCACCAAAGGGGCCGCGACCGACCGCTTCCGCGACGCGCTGGCGCAAGAGATCGCCAAGGGGACACCCCCCGCCGCCGATCTCGATTGGCCCGCATCCTACAGTGGCGTTTACGGCGATCGGCGGCGGGCCTGCGGTTTCCAGCTCTATGACGCGGTTGGCATCGACAAGGCAGACCGCGCAGGCCGCGCTGCGCAGATGATGCGGAACTATGCGCTGTTTGACGCGCCGCATGTGGCGATTGTGACCTCTCCGGCAGAGCTCGGGGCATATGGCGCGCTGGACAGCGGCGGCTTTGTCACCGCCTTTACGCTGGCTGCCACAGCGCTTGGCGTTGCCACCATCGCCCAAGCCGCCATCGCCGCCTATGCGCCCACCGTGCGTAACCATTTCGGCCTGCCCCAAGACCGTCTGATCCTCTGCGCGATCTCTTTTGGCTATGCAGACGAAGCAGCTCCGATCAACCGGTTCCGCACGCAGCGGGCCAGGCCCGCCGACATTATCGACTGGAAGGCCTGA
- a CDS encoding Ig-like domain-containing protein, which produces MKTIDFVVRDQAGALQRGTVAENANFHVIQATSGQEISLNLRQTDFQSHQRSGDNLVLTLNDGSVITIENYFNDTGAANRLFISADGYLNEVAFVEGEGGGLYAQYGPTEQWGKWSPSDDLIYLGRSDVASVPGGVEPGDDEVSMLAAPLLGGVVGGGGAAAAAGAAVVGGAAVIGGGGGGGGGGSSAAAPFVNDAETTGTVGGDDAVEQIIVTGGGEPGSDVVVTIGDKDVTTIIGEDGTFEAVFEGDNFPEDGDHEAEVVVTTDGTEAVLDGPTFIIDTTAPTVTLSQGTQSVGDFFNGEAFADGVTLAGNGEAGASVDVTIAGITRSTTVAEDGTWSVTFETGTLQGGEYESDVLISTSDQYGNTSTSTETLVVDTVAPTVAVTSGTQSVGDSFNAASFAGGVTLNGTGEPGSTVQLTIGGITRNATVGDNGAWSATWQAGTLPAGEYISDVTIVTTDAFGNSSTSTEQLVVDTVSEVTIAADAVEVDGVINAAERGDGVTLTGTSQPGSTVQVSFGGATRDALVDANGNWSADFTASDIPTGETTATVTAVATDTAGNTATATSQVEIDTLVNNLAFTGQTGGNDGVINATEAAQGIVMTGTVEPGSSVMVQLGQISRAATVAADGTWTVSFAPSDFSSGTYTSTMTATATDAAGNVDSVSQTVTVDTEAGSLTISPLPVEGDDVVNAAEASDGVAISGTADAGAVVQVTLAGVTHTVVANGSGQWTAYYAAGEVAQGVYTADISATTTDAAGNSRSASDSVRVDTRVDNLSLNTVEGDDIISGAERLANGGVLVTGTSEIGSSIVVSLGGASVNGAVDANGNWSVTFAPGQVSQGTINTTVSVKATDAAGNTATASHGVLIDTVVDPLEMAQAGGNDGVVSSREAQAGIDLNGQVEAGSSVVVNFDGTNYTAFVDGAGNWSVTIPPSEIREGTYDANISVTATDRVGNIASITDTLAIDTYAPEGPVIASYTRDGDGIRGISTEISPDTLDVHQVHADRSISEVESTSFDIDPIGERNFQFNSNVPDGSDLIVTATDAAGNFSGTYLALDDEAANTQLNLTNPNLGNYNIETVDLQFAEEAQLTITETALVNLSSNTNELIIDGHNDDTVTITGAQRGGSEVRGNQTYDIYTLGDEATLLIDNDINVIV; this is translated from the coding sequence ATGAAGACGATAGATTTCGTCGTTCGCGATCAAGCGGGCGCATTGCAACGTGGCACGGTTGCCGAAAACGCAAACTTCCACGTCATTCAGGCTACATCAGGTCAGGAAATATCGCTGAACCTGCGTCAGACCGATTTCCAGTCGCATCAGCGCTCGGGCGACAATCTTGTGCTCACGCTCAATGACGGGTCGGTCATCACCATTGAGAATTACTTTAACGACACCGGTGCCGCGAACCGTCTGTTTATTTCGGCGGATGGCTATCTGAACGAAGTCGCCTTTGTCGAGGGCGAGGGTGGCGGTCTGTATGCCCAGTACGGCCCGACAGAGCAGTGGGGCAAATGGAGCCCTTCTGATGATCTGATCTATCTGGGTCGCAGCGATGTGGCATCAGTGCCGGGCGGCGTAGAGCCGGGCGATGACGAAGTATCCATGCTCGCAGCCCCCTTGTTGGGAGGCGTTGTCGGCGGCGGTGGTGCAGCAGCAGCAGCCGGTGCGGCGGTTGTGGGTGGCGCGGCGGTCATCGGCGGCGGTGGCGGCGGCGGCGGTGGTGGTTCCTCTGCGGCGGCACCCTTTGTGAACGATGCTGAAACCACCGGCACCGTGGGCGGTGACGATGCGGTTGAACAGATTATTGTCACGGGCGGCGGCGAGCCGGGCTCTGACGTTGTCGTCACGATCGGCGACAAGGACGTCACAACGATCATTGGCGAAGACGGCACATTCGAAGCGGTGTTCGAGGGCGACAACTTCCCCGAAGACGGTGATCATGAGGCCGAGGTGGTTGTCACAACCGACGGAACCGAGGCAGTGCTAGACGGTCCGACGTTCATTATCGACACCACTGCGCCCACGGTCACGTTGTCCCAAGGTACGCAAAGCGTCGGCGACTTCTTTAACGGTGAAGCTTTCGCTGATGGCGTTACTTTGGCCGGCAACGGCGAGGCGGGCGCATCTGTCGATGTGACAATCGCCGGCATCACGCGCAGCACCACCGTGGCCGAAGACGGTACATGGTCCGTCACCTTTGAAACCGGCACATTGCAGGGCGGCGAATACGAATCCGACGTGCTGATTTCGACATCCGATCAATATGGCAACACCTCGACCAGCACTGAAACGCTGGTGGTGGATACTGTTGCGCCGACGGTCGCTGTCACATCCGGCACGCAATCCGTGGGCGACAGTTTTAACGCGGCTTCCTTTGCGGGCGGCGTCACGCTGAACGGCACCGGCGAACCCGGCTCGACCGTGCAGCTGACCATCGGTGGCATCACCCGCAACGCGACCGTGGGCGACAATGGCGCATGGTCCGCGACATGGCAGGCAGGCACTTTGCCCGCAGGTGAATACATCAGCGATGTTACCATCGTAACGACCGATGCTTTCGGGAATAGCTCTACTTCGACCGAGCAGCTGGTGGTGGATACCGTCTCCGAGGTCACGATTGCGGCGGATGCGGTCGAAGTCGACGGCGTGATCAACGCGGCAGAGCGCGGCGACGGCGTGACGCTGACCGGCACATCGCAGCCGGGATCGACCGTTCAGGTCAGCTTTGGCGGCGCGACACGCGATGCGTTGGTTGATGCAAACGGCAACTGGTCCGCGGATTTCACGGCCTCTGACATTCCAACCGGAGAGACAACAGCGACCGTCACGGCTGTGGCGACGGATACGGCGGGCAACACCGCGACCGCAACCAGCCAAGTCGAGATCGACACACTGGTAAATAATCTGGCCTTCACCGGTCAGACCGGTGGCAACGACGGCGTGATTAACGCGACAGAGGCAGCGCAGGGCATCGTCATGACTGGCACGGTCGAGCCCGGCTCGTCTGTTATGGTCCAGCTTGGCCAGATCTCGCGCGCGGCAACGGTTGCGGCAGATGGCACATGGACCGTCAGCTTTGCACCCAGCGATTTTTCTTCAGGCACATACACCAGCACAATGACCGCCACCGCAACAGACGCGGCGGGCAACGTGGATAGTGTGTCGCAAACAGTCACTGTTGATACCGAAGCCGGATCGCTGACCATCAGCCCGCTGCCGGTTGAAGGCGATGATGTGGTTAACGCCGCCGAAGCAAGCGACGGTGTGGCCATTTCCGGTACCGCAGATGCGGGCGCGGTCGTACAGGTCACGCTGGCCGGTGTGACACATACGGTTGTGGCGAATGGCAGCGGCCAGTGGACAGCATATTACGCCGCCGGCGAAGTTGCCCAAGGCGTCTATACCGCCGACATCAGCGCGACCACGACCGACGCCGCCGGCAACAGCCGCAGCGCCTCTGACAGCGTGCGCGTAGATACCCGCGTCGACAACCTGTCGCTGAACACGGTCGAAGGGGATGACATCATCAGCGGGGCAGAGCGTCTGGCGAACGGCGGCGTGCTGGTCACTGGTACCTCTGAAATCGGGTCGTCCATCGTTGTGTCGCTTGGCGGCGCGTCGGTGAACGGGGCCGTGGATGCCAATGGCAACTGGTCCGTGACCTTTGCGCCGGGTCAGGTGTCCCAAGGCACGATCAACACCACCGTATCTGTCAAGGCAACCGATGCAGCAGGCAATACCGCCACGGCAAGCCACGGCGTGCTGATCGACACGGTCGTTGACCCGCTCGAGATGGCGCAAGCAGGCGGGAATGACGGTGTGGTCAGCTCCCGCGAAGCGCAAGCCGGCATTGATTTGAACGGTCAGGTTGAAGCCGGCTCAAGCGTTGTGGTCAACTTTGACGGCACCAACTACACCGCTTTCGTAGATGGTGCGGGCAACTGGTCGGTGACGATCCCGCCCTCCGAAATCCGCGAAGGCACATATGATGCCAATATCTCGGTCACGGCGACGGACCGTGTCGGCAACATCGCATCAATCACCGACACACTGGCGATTGACACCTATGCCCCCGAAGGCCCCGTCATCGCGTCCTATACCCGTGACGGCGACGGCATCCGAGGTATCTCGACCGAGATCAGCCCCGATACACTGGACGTGCATCAAGTACATGCAGACCGCTCTATCTCCGAAGTGGAATCGACCAGCTTTGACATCGACCCCATCGGCGAGCGGAACTTTCAGTTCAACAGCAATGTACCGGACGGGTCCGACCTGATCGTGACGGCAACGGATGCGGCGGGAAACTTCTCGGGCACATATCTGGCGCTGGATGACGAGGCGGCAAATACGCAGCTTAACCTGACCAACCCGAACCTGGGCAACTACAACATCGAAACCGTTGATCTGCAGTTCGCCGAAGAGGCGCAACTGACCATTACCGAAACCGCATTGGTCAACCTGTCTAGCAACACAAACGAGCTGATCATCGACGGGCACAACGACGACACAGTGACGATCACGGGCGCGCAGCGTGGGGGGTCCGAAGTACGTGGCAACCAGACCTACGACATCTACACCTTGGGTGACGAAGCCACGTTATTGATCGACAACGATATCAACGTCATCGTCTAA
- a CDS encoding ATP-binding cassette domain-containing protein, protein MTQKPTFTLTITNGNQGRMAATEAVQPKAENANRPEDRIMARAKLAATYAGLLGVTTAARDIFDVVAAAPQHGNDPHVEAEALARGMETAGLVTQVSRVQGISKDMWPALAYMTSGQVLLVMGQQRGDLILYDTTCTDNRAMVPISDFKPFFAGLVLRAEASLKTVAETHKTDGAPAHWFWGQFPRFRRQLIEVATGSFVANLLAVAVALFSLQVYDRVIPHQSEATLWVLAAGAGLALLMEAFLKMARARLMDGAGRQIELSVQDVLMRRLLGMRSDARGQAPNQLFSAMREFGSVREFFTASTIGTIADIPFIFVFLFLVASIAGNVVWVLVLGGILMLVPGFFLQKKAIQLTQETQGASTKSSRLLHEAIFELDTVKTQRAEDRVLRLWTELNTLSSVKSSEQRKLASFLTFWSQGVQQATYVAAVIVGTYLVFAGEFTVGSIIAVGILTGRTLGPLTQLSGTMARWGNVKGALDGLDAIVAAPQDTAEARTYLRREKLKGQFELRDVMFRYEDDGAPTVDIKAILIQPGQHVAVLGANGSGKSTLLKMLSGLYAPTEGRILIDGTELGQIEPRDLRRLIGYLGQDVRLFSGTLRDNLNLTMLERDDDRLHAALDFAGLGPFVRNHHKGLDLEIKDAGAGLSIGQRQSIGWARLWLQDPAICLLDEPTAALDQRLEATLVSRLQDWMAGRTAIIATHRAPILALTERTLVLQDGRMTVDGPKEKVLAHLAGQKGHVA, encoded by the coding sequence TTGACCCAGAAGCCGACCTTTACGCTGACGATCACCAACGGCAACCAAGGTCGAATGGCGGCAACGGAGGCGGTGCAGCCCAAGGCAGAGAATGCCAATCGCCCCGAGGACCGTATCATGGCGCGGGCAAAACTGGCCGCGACCTATGCCGGATTACTGGGGGTCACCACTGCCGCCCGCGATATCTTTGACGTTGTTGCCGCGGCCCCGCAGCATGGCAACGATCCGCATGTCGAGGCCGAGGCGCTAGCGCGTGGGATGGAAACAGCAGGGCTGGTCACTCAGGTCAGCCGCGTGCAGGGCATTTCGAAAGATATGTGGCCGGCCTTGGCCTATATGACATCGGGGCAGGTGCTGTTGGTGATGGGCCAGCAGCGCGGCGATCTGATCCTCTATGATACCACCTGCACCGACAACCGCGCGATGGTGCCGATCAGCGATTTCAAACCCTTCTTTGCAGGTTTGGTGCTGCGCGCCGAAGCCTCGCTGAAGACAGTGGCGGAAACCCATAAAACCGACGGTGCGCCTGCGCATTGGTTCTGGGGGCAATTCCCGCGTTTTCGTCGCCAGCTGATAGAGGTCGCAACGGGGTCGTTTGTGGCGAACCTGCTGGCTGTCGCCGTGGCGCTGTTTTCGTTGCAGGTCTATGACCGCGTGATCCCGCACCAGTCCGAAGCGACGCTATGGGTGCTCGCCGCCGGTGCAGGCCTCGCGCTGTTGATGGAGGCCTTCCTCAAGATGGCGCGGGCGCGGTTGATGGACGGGGCAGGGCGGCAGATCGAACTGTCGGTGCAAGACGTCTTGATGCGCCGGTTGCTGGGCATGCGGTCGGACGCGCGCGGCCAAGCGCCCAACCAGCTGTTTTCCGCAATGCGTGAATTCGGGTCGGTGCGCGAATTCTTTACTGCGTCGACCATTGGCACGATCGCGGATATCCCGTTTATTTTCGTCTTCCTGTTCCTCGTCGCCAGCATCGCGGGCAATGTGGTTTGGGTGCTGGTGCTTGGCGGGATCTTGATGCTGGTGCCGGGGTTCTTTCTGCAAAAGAAAGCGATCCAGTTGACGCAGGAAACCCAAGGGGCGTCGACTAAATCCTCGCGGCTGCTGCACGAGGCGATATTCGAGCTGGATACGGTCAAGACTCAGCGGGCAGAGGACCGCGTGCTGCGTCTGTGGACCGAGCTGAACACCTTGTCGTCGGTTAAATCCTCAGAGCAACGCAAGCTGGCGTCGTTCCTCACGTTTTGGAGCCAAGGGGTCCAGCAGGCTACCTATGTTGCCGCGGTGATTGTGGGCACTTATCTGGTGTTTGCGGGTGAATTCACCGTGGGGTCCATTATCGCGGTCGGTATCCTGACGGGCCGGACGCTGGGGCCGCTGACGCAGCTTTCGGGTACGATGGCGCGGTGGGGCAATGTCAAAGGCGCGCTGGACGGGCTCGACGCGATTGTCGCCGCACCGCAGGACACCGCCGAGGCGCGCACCTATCTGCGGCGCGAAAAGTTGAAAGGCCAGTTCGAGCTGCGCGATGTGATGTTCCGCTATGAGGACGACGGCGCACCGACGGTTGATATCAAAGCGATACTGATCCAGCCGGGGCAGCATGTTGCCGTGCTCGGGGCCAACGGGTCGGGTAAATCGACGCTGCTGAAAATGCTCAGCGGGCTCTATGCCCCGACCGAAGGGCGCATCTTGATTGACGGCACAGAGCTGGGCCAGATCGAGCCGCGCGACCTGCGCCGGCTGATCGGCTATCTGGGTCAGGACGTGCGCTTGTTCTCGGGCACGCTGCGCGACAACCTGAACCTCACCATGCTGGAGCGTGACGATGACCGCCTGCACGCCGCGCTTGATTTCGCGGGTCTGGGGCCGTTTGTGCGCAACCACCACAAGGGTCTGGACCTAGAGATCAAGGACGCGGGCGCGGGCCTGTCTATCGGACAGCGGCAATCTATTGGTTGGGCGCGTCTGTGGTTGCAGGATCCGGCGATCTGCCTGCTGGATGAACCGACGGCTGCGCTGGACCAACGACTGGAAGCGACACTGGTTTCGCGGTTGCAAGACTGGATGGCAGGGCGCACCGCGATCATCGCGACGCACCGTGCGCCGATCCTTGCACTGACAGAACGTACGCTGGTGCTCCAAGATGGCCGTATGACCGTTGACGGGCCAAAAGAAAAAGTGCTCGCCCATCTGGCGGGTCAGAAGGGGCATGTCGCATGA
- a CDS encoding HlyD family efflux transporter periplasmic adaptor subunit: MNSVSTTPLGAQMTGQMRGPSIVIWLCGASVLVFLLWAAFAWVDEIVRAEGSMISSSRPQIIQNLEGGILAELAVGEGDHVEKGDVLARLHGTQFQSSVDDLRDQISAFEIRRLRLEAELAGQYDFDVPDVYSTRTPDIVASERTLLKARQSDFVSRSEGAGRVLTEATKERELLENMLKKKIVSLIEVTRARKAHADARIKLDEIVTGTELDRAQEYSDVLKELATLKQNLKASTDQLNRTVLVSPLRGIVNNLSVTTIGGVVRPGEEILQIIPLDEELFVEARVKPENIAGVRPGQEATVKLSAYDYTIYGTLKGTVKLISADTFKDERSRAADGDPHYKVTLQVDTEHLTPRQASLQIRPGMQASVELHTGSKTVLQYLLKPLYKSKEAFREP, from the coding sequence ATGAACTCTGTCAGCACCACGCCGCTGGGGGCGCAGATGACGGGGCAGATGCGCGGGCCTTCCATAGTGATCTGGCTCTGCGGCGCATCGGTGCTGGTGTTTTTGCTGTGGGCCGCTTTTGCGTGGGTCGATGAAATCGTGCGCGCCGAAGGGTCGATGATTTCCAGCTCGCGGCCACAGATTATCCAGAACCTCGAAGGTGGCATTCTGGCCGAGCTTGCCGTGGGCGAGGGCGATCACGTGGAAAAGGGCGACGTGTTGGCACGGTTGCACGGCACGCAGTTCCAGTCCTCGGTGGATGATCTGCGCGATCAGATCAGCGCCTTTGAAATCCGCCGCCTGCGGCTGGAGGCAGAGCTGGCGGGGCAATACGACTTTGACGTGCCCGACGTCTATAGCACGCGCACCCCTGATATCGTCGCCTCGGAGCGCACGTTGCTGAAGGCGCGGCAATCGGATTTCGTTTCGCGCTCTGAGGGGGCGGGGCGGGTGCTGACCGAGGCCACGAAAGAGCGTGAGCTGCTTGAAAATATGCTCAAGAAAAAGATCGTATCACTGATCGAGGTCACGCGTGCACGCAAGGCCCATGCAGATGCACGGATCAAACTGGACGAGATCGTCACCGGCACAGAGCTGGACCGCGCGCAGGAATATTCGGACGTTCTGAAAGAGCTGGCGACGCTGAAACAGAACCTCAAGGCGAGCACCGACCAGTTGAACCGGACCGTGCTGGTCAGCCCGCTGCGCGGCATCGTCAACAACCTGAGTGTGACCACCATCGGCGGCGTCGTGCGTCCGGGCGAGGAGATCTTGCAGATCATCCCGCTGGACGAAGAGCTGTTCGTAGAGGCCCGCGTCAAGCCAGAAAACATCGCTGGTGTGCGTCCGGGGCAAGAGGCGACGGTCAAGCTGTCGGCCTATGACTACACGATTTACGGGACCCTTAAGGGGACGGTCAAACTGATCTCAGCTGATACGTTCAAGGACGAACGGTCCCGTGCGGCGGATGGCGATCCGCATTATAAGGTGACGTTGCAGGTGGATACTGAACACCTCACCCCACGACAGGCGTCTTTGCAGATCCGCCCGGGGATGCAGGCGAGCGTCGAGCTGCACACAGGGTCAAAGACGGTTTTGCAGTATCTGTTAAAGCCGCTTTATAAATCTAAAGAGGCGTTTCGCGAGCCGTAG
- the dtd gene encoding D-aminoacyl-tRNA deacylase gives MRALLQRVTDASVTVDGQIIGQINHGLLIFVCAMPDDTQATAQALAQKIAKLRLFKDDAGKMNRSLSDTGGNALIVSQFTLAADTSRGTRPGFSRAAKPDQAKMLYQDFIACVEALGVPVQTGAFGADMSVALTNDGPVTLWLDTENP, from the coding sequence ATGCGCGCACTTCTCCAACGCGTTACCGACGCCTCTGTCACTGTCGACGGCCAGATCATCGGGCAAATCAACCATGGCCTGCTGATTTTCGTCTGCGCCATGCCCGACGATACCCAAGCGACCGCGCAGGCGCTGGCGCAAAAGATCGCCAAGCTGCGCCTGTTCAAGGATGATGCAGGCAAGATGAACCGCAGCCTCTCCGATACGGGCGGCAACGCACTGATCGTCAGCCAGTTCACCCTCGCCGCCGACACGTCCCGTGGCACGCGTCCCGGTTTCTCGCGCGCGGCCAAGCCCGATCAGGCAAAGATGCTGTACCAAGATTTTATCGCTTGCGTCGAAGCCCTCGGCGTTCCCGTCCAGACAGGTGCGTTCGGGGCCGACATGTCCGTGGCCCTGACCAATGACGGCCCCGTCACCCTCTGGCTCGATACGGAAAACCCCTGA
- a CDS encoding TolC family protein, with protein sequence MCAAALALSGCMSDFGSGMMPGDLMPTDIVTRFRTPDASQAMKPTYAEKITADSQIIQGLALRSSVLPDGTVSDQVAAAVLAANSRTAEAELRAATLRSEAASKNWLPKIGPQVNLTSLGSLAANLVVDQVLFDNGRRAGERAFAVADVEVAAVSLAQDTNNRVSTALKLYTNAIEARDTAALNRVSLKDMTHFEWVMQERVKGGVSDVSDLTILRQKLLEIRATLDASVEREATSMSELNAMSIHPLDAMHGVPEVPVNSFAGAPLSVVRAEAEKTRAIAASKVERAGFLPGLSAGATIGEGGGAGLSLGSDQLLGLGTKASLDASGMAEETATRKVRQSIEDANRTLRRLEKQLSAKTRQAAEAATLAVQAKRNLDLFQEQYDAGQRQVMDVVGVYETYSRQQQSQITLKYEAVRLKIEMAQIQGVLADGSAI encoded by the coding sequence ATATGCGCAGCAGCGCTGGCCCTATCCGGCTGCATGTCGGATTTCGGCAGCGGCATGATGCCCGGTGACCTGATGCCGACCGACATCGTCACACGGTTCCGCACCCCCGATGCCTCGCAGGCGATGAAACCCACCTACGCTGAAAAAATCACCGCAGACAGCCAGATCATTCAAGGTCTGGCGCTGCGGTCTTCTGTTTTGCCCGATGGTACCGTGTCGGATCAGGTTGCCGCGGCCGTGCTGGCCGCCAACAGCCGCACCGCCGAGGCAGAGCTGCGCGCCGCAACGTTGCGGTCCGAGGCGGCGAGCAAGAACTGGCTCCCCAAGATCGGGCCACAGGTCAACCTCACCTCGCTGGGGTCGCTCGCGGCCAATCTGGTGGTGGATCAGGTGCTGTTCGATAATGGCCGCCGCGCGGGCGAACGCGCCTTTGCTGTGGCCGACGTCGAAGTCGCTGCCGTGTCGCTGGCGCAAGACACCAATAACCGCGTGTCCACTGCGCTGAAACTATACACCAACGCGATCGAGGCGCGCGATACCGCTGCGCTAAACCGTGTCTCGCTCAAGGATATGACCCATTTCGAATGGGTGATGCAGGAACGTGTCAAAGGCGGCGTATCGGATGTGTCCGACCTGACCATCCTGCGCCAGAAGCTGCTGGAAATCCGCGCCACGCTTGATGCCTCGGTTGAGCGCGAAGCGACATCGATGTCCGAGCTGAACGCCATGTCGATCCACCCTCTGGATGCCATGCACGGCGTGCCAGAGGTCCCCGTAAACAGCTTTGCCGGCGCGCCGCTGTCCGTGGTCCGTGCCGAAGCCGAAAAGACCCGCGCCATTGCGGCGTCCAAGGTCGAACGTGCCGGATTTCTGCCGGGCCTGTCCGCGGGCGCGACCATCGGTGAAGGGGGCGGTGCAGGTCTGTCGCTTGGGTCGGATCAACTGTTGGGTCTGGGCACCAAGGCGTCGCTTGACGCGTCGGGCATGGCCGAGGAAACCGCCACGCGCAAAGTGCGCCAATCGATCGAAGACGCGAACCGCACGTTGCGCCGTCTGGAAAAACAGCTGAGCGCCAAAACCCGTCAGGCCGCCGAAGCCGCAACCCTTGCAGTACAGGCCAAACGCAACCTAGATCTATTTCAGGAACAGTATGACGCCGGTCAGCGTCAGGTCATGGATGTGGTCGGCGTCTACGAAACATACTCGCGCCAGCAACAATCGCAAATCACCCTTAAATACGAGGCGGTGCGTCTGAAAATCGAGATGGCGCAGATACAGGGCGTGCTGGCGGACGGGAGCGCGATTTGA